The following is a genomic window from Methanolinea sp..
TCGCGAACTCGACGACGTCCTCGAAGAACCCGGGGAGCGCGACCGCCGCCGTCGGGTTGTTGGGGTAGTTCAGGAACATGAGGCGCGCATTGTCCGCGACCCTCTCCGGGATGTCCTCGAGCACAGGGAGGAACCCGTTCTCCGCGCGGAGGGGCATCTCGTGCACCCTCCCCTCCGCAAAGAGCGTGGACGTCCTGTATACAGGGTAGCCCGGGCTCGGGACGAGGACGTAGCTTCCGGGGTCCACGAACGCCTCCGGGACGTGGGCGATCCCGTCCTTCGATCCCATCAGCGCGAGGACCTCGGTCTCGGGGTCGAGCGTCACGCCGAACCTGTTCCTGTACCACCGCGCGACCGCCTCCCGGAACTCCCTCATCCCCGCGTAGGACGGGTAGTGGTGGTTCGCCGGGTCCCTCGCCGCGCGGCAGAGCTCCTCGACCACGTGGGGCGGCGTGGCGAGGTCAGGATCACCCACTCCCAGGTCTATCACGTCGCAGCCTTCCCGCACCTTCCGCGACTTGAGCTCGTCGATGCGGGCGAAGAGGTAGGGAGGGAGTTTCCCCATGCGTTCCGCGTACATGTGGAAGAATGTTGACCCTTTCCGCTCATTAATGATCACGTGGGGCCGTAAAATCCCGCCGCTCGGAAAGGCCGGCAGGAAATGGCGAATCGGGTCCCGCACGCGCGCGGTGCCGTGCACGGGAAATAACCTATATGTGCGCCGCACCCCCACGGCATAACACGGGCTACCACTGCCCACGCAGGCGGAAGTGTCTCTCATGAAGGAAGACGAAACCGATCCGGTCAGGGTGGTACTCACGACCGCGGGGTCCCGGGAGGGCGAGGGCATCGCGCGCCACCTCGTGGAGAGGCGGCTCGCCGCGTGCGTGAACCTCGCCCCGGTCACGTCGTACTACCGGTGGAAGGGGGAGTTCTGCTGCGACCAGGAGGCTCTCCTCGTCATCAAGACGACCC
Proteins encoded in this region:
- a CDS encoding LL-diaminopimelate aminotransferase, encoding MYAERMGKLPPYLFARIDELKSRKVREGCDVIDLGVGDPDLATPPHVVEELCRAARDPANHHYPSYAGMREFREAVARWYRNRFGVTLDPETEVLALMGSKDGIAHVPEAFVDPGSYVLVPSPGYPVYRTSTLFAEGRVHEMPLRAENGFLPVLEDIPERVADNARLMFLNYPNNPTAAVALPGFFEDVVEFAREHDIVVVHDNAYSEISYDGYRAPSFLETEGAMDVAIEMHSLSKTYNMTGWRIGMAVGNRAILAGLARVKTNVDSGVFDAVQRAAIAALSGPADCVEEACRIYKERRDTLVSGLRALGFPVEPPKATFYVWVPVDDCMAFATRLLDEAGIVVTPGVGFGSGGEGYVRFALTRSTERIREALERMEGLGL
- the cutA gene encoding divalent-cation tolerance protein CutA — translated: MKEDETDPVRVVLTTAGSREGEGIARHLVERRLAACVNLAPVTSYYRWKGEFCCDQEALLVIKTTLSRVPRVLEEIRAVHPYELPEMLVLPVEGGYPPYLAWVREETSP